From the Fimbriimonadaceae bacterium genome, one window contains:
- a CDS encoding Gfo/Idh/MocA family oxidoreductase: MAKKLKVGLIGTGGIAQGCHIPGYKSMPDECEIVWACDVNVETAKKVAEEHGIPRVTHDYHELLADKEIDAVSVTTPNKYHKQPTIDALNAGKHVLCEKPLAMDADEARAMCRAAKDSGKILQVALQNRFSGVGQFMRSYIANGHMGDIYYARAQALRRRGVPAWGVFIDKEQQGGGPLVDIGVHILDFTLFLMGYPKPVSASGKTWDTLGKDPGLFNFWGDYDRKKFTVEDMAVGFIRFDNGAVVVLESSFMSNVEQEIFRTQLFGTKAGAEVKVWGNDPVKIYTEVDQQLFDMSPRNIPEVKSAHTAEVQAFVRAIANGDPSPVPGENGLVLNAVFDALYKSSETGKDELIDLTF, from the coding sequence ATGGCAAAGAAGCTCAAGGTCGGATTGATCGGGACGGGCGGGATCGCCCAAGGGTGCCACATCCCCGGTTACAAGAGCATGCCGGACGAGTGCGAGATCGTCTGGGCATGCGACGTGAACGTCGAGACGGCGAAGAAAGTCGCCGAGGAGCATGGCATTCCTCGGGTGACCCACGACTACCACGAACTCCTCGCCGACAAGGAAATCGACGCGGTCAGCGTCACGACGCCGAACAAGTACCACAAGCAGCCGACGATCGACGCCCTGAACGCAGGGAAGCACGTCCTCTGCGAGAAGCCGTTGGCGATGGACGCCGACGAGGCGAGAGCGATGTGCCGGGCTGCGAAGGACAGCGGCAAGATCCTGCAGGTCGCGCTCCAGAACCGCTTTAGCGGTGTCGGGCAGTTCATGAGGTCTTACATCGCCAACGGCCACATGGGCGACATCTATTACGCCCGGGCCCAAGCCTTGCGGCGCCGCGGCGTCCCCGCTTGGGGAGTGTTCATCGACAAGGAGCAGCAGGGCGGCGGGCCGCTCGTGGACATCGGTGTGCACATTCTGGACTTCACCCTCTTCTTGATGGGCTATCCCAAGCCGGTCAGCGCGAGCGGCAAGACGTGGGACACCTTGGGCAAAGACCCGGGCCTGTTCAACTTCTGGGGCGACTACGACCGCAAGAAGTTCACTGTCGAGGACATGGCGGTCGGGTTCATTCGCTTTGACAACGGGGCAGTGGTCGTCCTGGAGAGCTCGTTCATGTCCAACGTCGAACAGGAGATATTCCGGACCCAACTCTTTGGCACCAAGGCCGGGGCCGAGGTGAAAGTGTGGGGCAATGACCCGGTCAAGATTTACACCGAAGTCGACCAACAACTCTTTGACATGTCGCCTCGGAACATCCCCGAGGTGAAGTCGGCCCATACCGCCGAGGTGCAGGCCTTTGTGCGCGCAATCGCCAACGGCGACCCTTCGCCCGTCCCCGGAGAAAACGGCCTGGTCCTCAACGCCGTCTTCGACGCTCTCTACAAGAGCAGTGAGACGGGTAAGGACGAGCTGATCGACTTGACCTTCTGA
- the dnaN gene encoding DNA polymerase III subunit beta, with protein sequence MKATVTRKELSDALAIAGAASSNRSSLPALMSIKLEAGSSGLTLTGCDGEMWATATLHANVAEPGSVCVQARLLADIVGALPEVQVTLELAGTSVYLRAQQSEWMMLAMPAEEFPPIPEVKASSELTLPADSLRNAIDGVAFAVSEDTSRPVLTGVQFKYDGETLTLVATDTHRLAVTRVHKTGLGSSIEAVVPDKALSAIRALPVVGEDPLTIGFDETRLVVDIGTAKIVSQVLSGTYPNWERVVPSEYTRTWTLNKKEFHDNVKRIMILAKDNANRVRFAGSGDRIVISARSEDKGEAKEEVEVIGKNGDLEIAFNGRYVMDALAAMEGDGIRAEMTEASRPAVLRPAEHGEDHFCVVMPMAIG encoded by the coding sequence ATGAAGGCCACTGTCACTCGCAAGGAACTGTCCGACGCCCTCGCCATCGCCGGCGCGGCCAGCAGCAACCGCTCGTCGCTCCCCGCGCTCATGTCGATCAAGTTGGAGGCAGGAAGCTCGGGCCTCACCTTGACCGGATGCGACGGAGAGATGTGGGCAACGGCGACGTTGCACGCCAACGTCGCCGAACCAGGCTCCGTCTGCGTCCAGGCCCGCCTGCTCGCCGATATCGTCGGCGCCCTTCCTGAGGTGCAGGTCACCCTGGAATTGGCAGGAACGTCGGTCTATCTTCGCGCCCAGCAGTCCGAATGGATGATGCTGGCGATGCCCGCCGAAGAGTTCCCGCCCATCCCCGAGGTCAAGGCCTCGTCGGAGTTGACTTTGCCCGCCGACAGTCTGCGCAACGCCATCGACGGTGTCGCCTTCGCCGTCAGCGAAGACACGAGCCGACCCGTACTCACCGGCGTGCAGTTCAAGTACGACGGCGAGACGCTGACCTTGGTGGCGACGGACACCCACCGCCTTGCCGTGACCCGCGTCCACAAGACCGGGTTAGGCAGTTCTATCGAGGCCGTGGTGCCCGACAAGGCGCTCAGTGCCATCCGGGCCCTTCCCGTCGTGGGTGAGGACCCGCTCACCATCGGATTCGACGAGACTCGTCTGGTCGTCGACATCGGTACGGCCAAGATCGTCAGCCAAGTCCTGAGCGGGACTTATCCGAACTGGGAGAGGGTCGTGCCCAGCGAGTACACCCGCACCTGGACCCTGAACAAGAAGGAGTTCCACGACAACGTCAAGCGGATCATGATCCTCGCCAAGGACAACGCCAACCGCGTGAGGTTCGCCGGAAGCGGCGACCGTATCGTGATCAGCGCCCGGAGCGAGGACAAGGGAGAAGCCAAGGAAGAGGTCGAGGTCATCGGCAAGAACGGTGACCTCGAAATCGCGTTCAACGGCCGCTACGTCATGGACGCATTGGCGGCCATGGAAGGCGACGGTATCCGGGCCGAGATGACCGAGGCCAGCCGCCCCGCCGTCCTCCGACCCGCCGAGCATGGCGAAGACCACTTCTGCGTCGTCATGCCGATGGCGATCGGCTGA
- a CDS encoding sigma-70 family RNA polymerase sigma factor yields the protein MPRVLSDAFSVSMSSNPRDDSLAEKRLLNALTMGDRSALTGLYQLYGDKIFRYTYRMLGNRTDAEDATAETFLRVVRRSAELRADGAFRTWLFRIARNLCIDRMRQHKLLELPAEAHYTGTEARSALKVTVQQALDELPDEYRHPLILCDLEDISAKEAAEILGISVPALKSRLYRGRRALRDRLGGSLEKLT from the coding sequence TTGCCCCGCGTCCTTTCGGACGCCTTCTCCGTCTCTATGTCGAGCAATCCTCGGGACGACTCGCTTGCTGAAAAGCGTCTGCTGAACGCCCTCACCATGGGCGACCGTAGTGCGCTGACCGGTCTGTACCAGTTGTACGGAGACAAGATTTTCCGCTACACGTACAGAATGCTCGGCAACCGGACCGACGCAGAGGACGCGACGGCAGAGACCTTTTTGCGGGTCGTGCGACGCTCGGCCGAACTTCGCGCCGACGGAGCGTTCCGCACCTGGCTCTTCCGCATCGCCCGAAACCTTTGCATCGACCGCATGCGGCAGCACAAGCTGTTAGAACTTCCCGCAGAGGCGCACTACACAGGGACTGAGGCGCGGTCCGCACTCAAGGTGACCGTCCAACAGGCGTTGGACGAATTGCCGGACGAATACCGCCATCCTTTGATACTCTGTGATCTAGAGGACATCTCCGCCAAGGAAGCGGCAGAGATACTCGGGATCAGTGTGCCGGCTCTGAAGTCGCGGTTGTACCGTGGCCGACGGGCACTGAGGGACCGCTTGGGTGGCTCATTGGAGAAACTGACATGA
- a CDS encoding DUF4397 domain-containing protein, with protein sequence MRDAVTLVAALLFMGLSGCGGSGGGFVDADPRVFFLNASTDAGASDFLVDDTAKATGLDFMGKSADWVQLGLQDNTSTGGYDISVAPTGGGLDYDRVAQQLTANSSTVLALVGEKTPADGDSAKILRLVSFTVNRVQPNTGKARLVVFNAFNRSTGQGTPAIILKNPGENPQFQSGAVNPGESATMEVDAGTFTWEAKRSDAEAVYATATSTVASGKLYLVVVAGVEGNADAAKQPKITFVPLSVKTD encoded by the coding sequence ATGCGCGACGCCGTCACCCTCGTGGCGGCCCTCTTGTTCATGGGTCTGTCCGGTTGCGGCGGCAGCGGCGGCGGATTTGTCGACGCTGACCCGCGGGTCTTCTTCCTGAACGCGTCGACAGACGCAGGGGCCAGCGACTTCTTGGTCGACGACACGGCAAAGGCGACGGGCCTGGATTTCATGGGCAAGTCGGCGGACTGGGTCCAGCTTGGCCTCCAAGACAACACCAGCACGGGTGGCTACGACATCTCTGTCGCCCCCACCGGCGGAGGACTGGACTATGACCGCGTCGCCCAGCAACTGACGGCCAATTCGTCCACCGTCCTCGCCCTCGTCGGCGAAAAGACGCCGGCGGACGGAGACTCGGCGAAGATCCTGCGCCTTGTCAGCTTCACCGTGAACCGCGTCCAACCCAACACGGGCAAGGCGCGCCTCGTCGTTTTCAACGCTTTCAACCGTTCGACGGGCCAAGGCACCCCGGCGATCATCCTCAAGAACCCAGGCGAGAACCCGCAGTTCCAGTCGGGGGCCGTCAATCCCGGCGAGTCGGCGACGATGGAAGTCGACGCGGGGACGTTCACCTGGGAAGCCAAGCGGTCGGACGCTGAAGCGGTCTACGCGACCGCCACGTCGACGGTCGCGTCCGGCAAGTTGTATCTGGTCGTCGTCGCGGGTGTCGAAGGCAACGCCGACGCTGCCAAGCAACCCAAGATCACGTTTGTCCCTCTCTCCGTCAAGACGGACTGA
- the ilvE gene encoding branched-chain-amino-acid transaminase, which yields MEKLVWFNGKVTTLEEAAIPAADHAHLYGDGLFEGIRIYHSKVFKLDAHLDRLYYGCKMMGFAMEVSQGELRQTILDLCAQSGVTGGYIRVNVTRGTGLGLDPRAVKTAPNVMVMVSSLALYPPEFYETGLDAMFSSVRVIAADSLDPRLKCIGRYASNIMAKAEANRAGVGEALLLNHDGFLTEGTGENIFLVKDGKLRTPHPSCGILRGITRDTVMSLAATAGIACSEENLTPYDVFEADECFCTGTAAEVVAVVKINGQLIGDGKPGPVCRKLTDLFREHTHTGVPFAAHAGARP from the coding sequence ATGGAAAAGTTGGTCTGGTTCAACGGCAAGGTGACGACCCTGGAAGAAGCGGCCATCCCGGCCGCCGACCACGCCCACCTTTACGGCGACGGCCTGTTCGAGGGCATCAGGATTTATCACTCGAAAGTCTTTAAGCTCGACGCACACCTGGACCGCCTTTACTACGGTTGCAAGATGATGGGCTTCGCCATGGAAGTCAGCCAGGGTGAACTCCGCCAGACCATCCTTGACCTCTGCGCCCAGTCGGGCGTCACCGGCGGCTACATCCGCGTCAACGTCACGCGGGGCACGGGGCTCGGCCTTGACCCACGGGCGGTGAAGACCGCCCCGAACGTCATGGTCATGGTCAGTTCCCTGGCCCTCTATCCGCCCGAGTTCTATGAGACGGGCCTCGACGCGATGTTCAGTTCTGTCCGGGTCATCGCCGCAGACAGCCTGGACCCCCGTCTGAAGTGCATCGGCCGCTACGCCAGCAACATCATGGCGAAGGCCGAGGCCAACCGCGCCGGAGTCGGAGAGGCGCTCCTCCTCAACCACGACGGGTTCCTCACCGAAGGCACCGGCGAGAACATTTTCCTGGTCAAGGACGGCAAGCTCCGCACACCTCATCCCTCTTGCGGCATCCTGCGGGGTATCACCCGGGACACCGTCATGTCCCTCGCCGCCACGGCCGGCATTGCGTGTTCCGAGGAGAATTTGACGCCCTATGACGTCTTCGAGGCCGACGAGTGCTTCTGCACCGGCACAGCCGCCGAAGTCGTCGCTGTCGTCAAGATCAACGGTCAGCTCATCGGCGACGGCAAGCCCGGCCCGGTCTGCCGCAAGCTCACGGACCTCTTCCGTGAACACACCCACACGGGAGTCCCCTTCGCCGCCCATGCCGGCGCGCGTCCGTGA
- a CDS encoding VanW family protein, translated as MPKPSRLGAVSPAQIAWVSVLSLLLAGGGTAAYLGVNMPATVLPRVTVASVDLGGMTAPQARDAVDAWWQGVAQKPMVARSSELAGQPGSWTPQELGMSIDSEATVAALPKEAYWPRMFREWRGERPPKREVKPVLLLERGGLKPVEEAVLKNRKPPQPAKVSFTNGTVSKTPEQAAYSLDTTAAVARWKEAVVEGSDVELPLKASPKKVPDAMLEQIRTVIGQFTTRFDAGNTSRCSNIALAAKMLNGRILMPGETFGFNDTLGQRTKAKGFKEAGVYVSGRHDIDVGGGICQVSTTLYNSVLQAGLKVALRSSHSLPVAYVPLGQDATVSFPEPDFKFVNDRKEPVAITTEYEPGKLTFRLLGATREPGDVSIVNKLVRSWSRGVKYVHDPDLPPGKEVVMEKGGTAREVMSWRVVTLDGKVVKREPLGMSSYTGGPRVVLVNKKAG; from the coding sequence ATGCCGAAACCCAGCCGACTCGGCGCCGTGTCGCCTGCCCAGATCGCCTGGGTTTCTGTCCTGAGTCTCTTGTTGGCCGGTGGTGGGACGGCGGCATATCTAGGCGTCAACATGCCTGCGACAGTTTTGCCCCGCGTCACGGTGGCAAGCGTCGACCTTGGCGGAATGACGGCCCCTCAAGCGCGCGACGCGGTCGACGCTTGGTGGCAGGGCGTCGCCCAGAAACCAATGGTGGCCCGTTCTTCAGAGTTGGCCGGGCAGCCCGGGTCGTGGACTCCGCAAGAACTGGGCATGTCGATTGACTCGGAGGCGACGGTGGCCGCCCTGCCCAAGGAGGCGTATTGGCCGCGGATGTTCCGCGAATGGCGGGGTGAACGCCCACCCAAGCGCGAGGTGAAGCCGGTGTTGCTCTTGGAAAGGGGCGGCCTCAAACCGGTGGAAGAGGCGGTCCTGAAGAACCGGAAGCCTCCGCAACCGGCCAAAGTCTCCTTCACCAATGGGACCGTCAGCAAGACTCCCGAACAGGCCGCGTATAGCCTTGACACCACCGCGGCGGTTGCGCGGTGGAAGGAGGCGGTGGTCGAAGGTTCAGATGTCGAGTTGCCTCTGAAGGCCAGCCCGAAAAAGGTGCCCGACGCCATGCTCGAACAAATCCGCACGGTGATCGGTCAGTTCACGACGCGCTTTGACGCGGGGAACACGAGCCGGTGCAGCAACATCGCCCTGGCCGCAAAGATGCTCAACGGCCGCATCCTCATGCCGGGCGAGACGTTTGGTTTCAACGACACCCTGGGCCAGCGGACCAAGGCCAAGGGGTTCAAAGAGGCCGGCGTCTACGTCAGCGGTAGGCACGACATCGACGTCGGCGGAGGCATCTGTCAAGTCAGCACGACACTCTATAACTCGGTGCTCCAGGCTGGGCTCAAGGTCGCCCTCCGTTCGTCGCACTCGCTTCCCGTCGCCTATGTGCCTCTCGGCCAAGACGCGACGGTGAGTTTTCCCGAACCCGACTTCAAGTTTGTCAATGACCGCAAAGAACCGGTGGCGATCACGACTGAATACGAACCTGGCAAGTTGACGTTCCGCCTCCTGGGGGCGACCAGGGAGCCGGGCGACGTCTCCATCGTCAACAAACTCGTGCGGTCTTGGTCACGCGGGGTCAAGTACGTCCATGACCCCGACCTTCCGCCGGGAAAGGAGGTCGTGATGGAGAAGGGCGGTACCGCGCGCGAGGTCATGAGTTGGCGAGTCGTCACCCTTGACGGCAAGGTCGTGAAGCGTGAACCGCTGGGGATGAGCAGTTACACCGGCGGGCCAAGGGTCGTCCTGGTCAACAAGAAGGCCGGCTAG